Proteins from a genomic interval of Quercus robur chromosome 9, dhQueRobu3.1, whole genome shotgun sequence:
- the LOC126701025 gene encoding uncharacterized mitochondrial protein AtMg00310-like — MGLCKDIEAVIHKFWWGQGENRKIHWINWSTLCELKSVGGMGFRDVQRFNSAMLAKLVWHLFHQRDTSTFRVFSAKYFPNGNISDTSVHPKCSYAWRSVLQACEVIHKGAVWRVGNAHSIDIWNHRWLSESTPRLIVSPRPDANLNKVNDLLLPNSRQWNLDLIDDGFYP; from the coding sequence ATGGGTTTATGTAAGGATATTGAAGCCGTGATCCAcaagttttggtggggccaaGGTGAAAATAGGAAGATTCATTGGATTAATTGGAGTACCTTGTGTGAATTGAAATCTGTGGGAGGAATGGGCTTCCGGGATGTCCAGAGATTTAATAGTGCCATGCTGGCTAAGCTAGTATGGCATCTTTTCCATCAAAGAGACACTTCGACGTTTCGAGTTTTTAGTGCCAAATACTTTCCCAATGGCAACATTTCAGATACTTCTGTCCACCCTAAGTGCTCCTATGCTTGGAGGAGTGTTTTGCAAGCATGTGAAGTCATCCACAAAGGGGCTGTTTGGCGAGTGGGTAATGCTCATTCGATTGATATTTGGAATCATAGGTGGTTGTCTGAATCTACTCCTAGACTGATTGTGTCTCCTAGACCCGATGCCAATCTTAATAAGGTCAATGATCTGCTTCTCCCTAATTCTAGACAATGGAATCTGGATCTCATAGATGATGGGTTCTATCCTTAG